Within the Leptospira paudalimensis genome, the region TGCAATCGATGTTCCTGAAGTGTAAGTAGGGACAGTTGCCGAGGCAGATAGTATGCCTATCGAACTAAACATCCCTGCTTCGAGTGTGGGAGAGAATACACGGTAACCAGCTTTTGTTCCATAATAAAAAACAAGTCCCGTGGAAACGAGAGCATTCGAAGAAAAATTCATCCCTTGTGAAAGGGGAACATAGACTCCATTGACGAGGAGGAGCTCACCTGTATTCACAGTTGTTTTGGCGATCGGTGAAACAACCACTTCCTTCAATGCAACGGTATAACCTTGGAAGATATCAATGAGTGCAAGGAGTGCATTGTCTCTCTCACCTGATTCTTCATAATTGCGAGTGAATTCGTCTGAAGCTTTTTTAAAGGAATCACCCCATGAGTTCATTACATTCTTCGAATTGTTTTTCAGTGTGGATGTAAATAGTTGATTGAGTTGGCCTGATTTTTGATTGCGAGCATCCGCATACCGACTCAGTTCTTTATCTAAAATATCGATGTCCGATTTAACTCTTGGAACTAAATACACATAACCTAATACAAATCGACTCCCTGCTTCGCTAAAACTGGATTTAGAAAGTTTCCACTCTTCTTTCGAAAGTTGGACTCCTGCATCATAAATATCTTCTGTCCTGCTTGTTCCTTCCGAATAACCGTCTTTTGTCCAATTTTTGACGGCATTCATCGTGTTCCCAAGTTTGCCCGGGAAATCTTCACTTCGTTTTTTTAATTTCACAAGCACCATCGCCTTAGCAACGTTTGCACTCATTAGATTTTCTTTTGAAAGATCGATTGCCTTTTTCCCAGAAGGGATCACAGCCCAACCTTGCTCATACAGATTTTTTCTGGATCCAATGGAATTGGCAGTTAATGGAGCAATTTTTTTAAACGTTTGGGGTTTGTTGGAAGTGAGGACAGATGTACCGAATACTTTCTCTGATTTTTCTTCACTCAAACAACTCACAAAATTTACGACAAACAGCAAAAGAACGAAACAATACAATTTCAAATGGGACTTCATAAGTTGGGAGAACGTTATAGAAGGAATTGAATCATGCAACTGAAAAATATATCCCTTTTGCTTAATCCATGTTTAGTGAAAGTATTTTACTACATACAAGAATTTGAATGACCTTTCGTGATCATTTCAAAGACTTCCTTATATGAAGAAATTAAACATATACTTTGCCATCATTGCCATTTTGTTATGTGTTGTCGTTATCTTCAAAAAAAATGATCTTACCTTTCATGCACTCATCTCTCTCTTAGCTATCACCCCCAATTCGGAAGTTTTTGACTTCAACGCTGCCGACCAAATTGCAAAGGAGAAATTGAAATCAAAATATGTTCCAACCCCTGTGTACAAAATTCCAGGACTCGATGGAATCAGTTTTGAAGATTACAGACAAATCGAATACAAACCTGATGTTGCGATTTGGAAAAATTTAGCACTGCCCTACCAATTGCATTTTTTCCACCCAGGCCATATCTATAGCAATGGAATCAAAATTTATGAAGTGATCGAAGGAAAACCAGTGGAGATTCCTTATGATTCGTCTCGCTTTAACTTTGGGAACCTTCCCCTCACCGAAGATTTTTTTGAGTTAAGTAAAAAACTCCAATACACTGGCTTTCGAGTTCATTATCCCATTAACCAAAAGGAAACCTTAGAAGAATTTTTAGTTTTCCAAGGTTCTTCCTATTTCCGTGCCTTATCCAAAAACCAAGTGTATGGTTTATCGGGAAGAGGACTTGCGATTAACACTGGCCCTGAAGGGAAAGAAGAGTTCCCTATCTTTGAAAGTTTTTATATCAAACGCCCTGAGAAAAAAGATTCCTCCATTTTGATTTATGCCATTATGAATAGTGAATCCGTCGTGGGTGCCTATGAATTTTTTGTCACACCAGGTGAAATCACAACCATTGATGTGCGTGCTAAAATTTACCTACGTAAAAAAATCAAAAGGCTTGGACTTGCTCCCATCACATCCATGTTTCTCTATGGAGAATCCAATATCCCCATCCTTGGAAACATCCACCCAGAGATCCATGACTCGGATGGACTTCTCACGTATCTTGGAGAAGACAACTGGGAATGGAGACCACTCATCAATCCTAAAAAAACCAAACTAACAAATATAGAGCTCAACCACCCGAAAGGGTTTGGACTCATCCAACGAGATCGAAAATTCAAAAGTTACCAAGATGAAAAATTGCAGTACCACCGAAGACCAAGCCTTTGGGTAGAACCAAAAGGTGATTGGGGCAAAGGGGACTTATACCTATTGGAATTTACAACCAATCTGGATTCGGATGACAACGTAACTATTTTTTGGGAACCAAACATCCCTCCCAATTTGAATGAAGGATACGAATACCAGTATAAATTGAGTTATACGGAAAAATCTCCAGACTCACACCGTCTGGGAAAGTCATCATCCTATTACAAAGGGACTGACCCTCTCTTTCCAAAAGAAAAGATGTTAACACTTTATTTTACTGGTGATAATCTAAAAGCACTAGATCCAAAAACAGAGCTCAAAGCCATCATCAAAAATGACATGATCCCAAAAGATCAAATTCGTTATAAGATCGAAAAGATCCGTGAACTTGACCAGTGGAGATTACAAATTTGGCATACATCGCCAATTGAAGTTTCCACTTGGAATGTCTATTTGGAGAAAGAAAATCAAAAAATC harbors:
- a CDS encoding glucan biosynthesis protein, with translation MKKLNIYFAIIAILLCVVVIFKKNDLTFHALISLLAITPNSEVFDFNAADQIAKEKLKSKYVPTPVYKIPGLDGISFEDYRQIEYKPDVAIWKNLALPYQLHFFHPGHIYSNGIKIYEVIEGKPVEIPYDSSRFNFGNLPLTEDFFELSKKLQYTGFRVHYPINQKETLEEFLVFQGSSYFRALSKNQVYGLSGRGLAINTGPEGKEEFPIFESFYIKRPEKKDSSILIYAIMNSESVVGAYEFFVTPGEITTIDVRAKIYLRKKIKRLGLAPITSMFLYGESNIPILGNIHPEIHDSDGLLTYLGEDNWEWRPLINPKKTKLTNIELNHPKGFGLIQRDRKFKSYQDEKLQYHRRPSLWVEPKGDWGKGDLYLLEFTTNLDSDDNVTIFWEPNIPPNLNEGYEYQYKLSYTEKSPDSHRLGKSSSYYKGTDPLFPKEKMLTLYFTGDNLKALDPKTELKAIIKNDMIPKDQIRYKIEKIRELDQWRLQIWHTSPIEVSTWNVYLEKENQKITETWIYRDGISK